A window of Malania oleifera isolate guangnan ecotype guangnan chromosome 5, ASM2987363v1, whole genome shotgun sequence contains these coding sequences:
- the LOC131155654 gene encoding uncharacterized protein LOC131155654 isoform X4 yields MQILQWLFKGAHEGNARVISSSSLNEKKECTREAESGSVLLFKKIGEKALSQRRSRSFTVLLRRDRAVASFYSTHSLKRLGRIYRRRNWIRLMKMKKEDIAGGLGMGNKFDSSAVHTGNKVLPISDAALSPASANTNDQCEQLKKKEKLKEDKTKALSRMKELLKWAAAAKSEMGGKHISRKVLKFRNRGTLKEVPNDDQASCDSPKISFRWDVESCSTISSAYSSITMDSLTKHDRTDTNLCLISTPVHDKDQFILRAGNWITTDSEFVVLEL; encoded by the exons ATGCAG ATCCTTCAGTGGCTCTTTAAAGGAGCACACGAAGGGAATGCAAGGGTAATAAGTTCTTCCAGCCTAAACGAGAAGAAGGAATGTACTAGAG AAGCTGAATCAGGAAGCGTACTTTTGTTTAAGAAAATCGGTGAAAAGGCATTGAGTCAGAGGAGATCACGTTCGTTCACTGTTCTATTAAGAAGAGACAGAGCAGTGGCTTCCTTCTATAGCACTCACAGTTTAAAGAGGTTGGGAAGGATTTACAGAAGAAGAAATTGGATCCGtctgatgaagatgaagaaagaaGATATAGCTGGAGGTTTAGGCATGGGTAACAAGTTCGATTCATCAGCTGTCCATACAGGAAATAAGGTTCTACCAATTAGCGACGCAGCATTATCACCTGCAAGTGCCAACACCAATGACCAGTGTGAGcagttgaaaaagaaagaaaagctgAAGGAAGACAAAACCAAAGCCCTTTCCAGAATGAAAGAGCTGTTGAAATGGGCTGCGGCTGCCAAATCTGAAATGGGAGGAAAACACATCAGCCGAAAG GTCTTAAAGTTTCGCAATCGAGGAACTCTAAAAGAAGTGCCAAATGATGATCAAGCCAGCTGTGACTCTCCAAAGATCAGCTTCAGATGGGATGTTGAAAGCTGCTCCACAATTTCTTCAGCTTACTCATCGATTACAATGGATTCTTTGACGAAGCATGATCGGACTGACACCAATCTGTGTTTGATCTCCACTCCTGTCCATGACAAAGATCAGTTCATTTTGAGAGCAGGAAATTGGATCACGACAGACTCTGAAT TTGTGGTTCTAGAGCTTTGA
- the LOC131155654 gene encoding uncharacterized protein LOC131155654 isoform X3, with amino-acid sequence MQQILQWLFKGAHEGNARVISSSSLNEKKECTREAESGSVLLFKKIGEKALSQRRSRSFTVLLRRDRAVASFYSTHSLKRLGRIYRRRNWIRLMKMKKEDIAGGLGMGNKFDSSAVHTGNKVLPISDAALSPASANTNDQCEQLKKKEKLKEDKTKALSRMKELLKWAAAAKSEMGGKHISRKVLKFRNRGTLKEVPNDDQASCDSPKISFRWDVESCSTISSAYSSITMDSLTKHDRTDTNLCLISTPVHDKDQFILRAGNWITTDSEFVVLEL; translated from the exons ATGCAG CAGATCCTTCAGTGGCTCTTTAAAGGAGCACACGAAGGGAATGCAAGGGTAATAAGTTCTTCCAGCCTAAACGAGAAGAAGGAATGTACTAGAG AAGCTGAATCAGGAAGCGTACTTTTGTTTAAGAAAATCGGTGAAAAGGCATTGAGTCAGAGGAGATCACGTTCGTTCACTGTTCTATTAAGAAGAGACAGAGCAGTGGCTTCCTTCTATAGCACTCACAGTTTAAAGAGGTTGGGAAGGATTTACAGAAGAAGAAATTGGATCCGtctgatgaagatgaagaaagaaGATATAGCTGGAGGTTTAGGCATGGGTAACAAGTTCGATTCATCAGCTGTCCATACAGGAAATAAGGTTCTACCAATTAGCGACGCAGCATTATCACCTGCAAGTGCCAACACCAATGACCAGTGTGAGcagttgaaaaagaaagaaaagctgAAGGAAGACAAAACCAAAGCCCTTTCCAGAATGAAAGAGCTGTTGAAATGGGCTGCGGCTGCCAAATCTGAAATGGGAGGAAAACACATCAGCCGAAAG GTCTTAAAGTTTCGCAATCGAGGAACTCTAAAAGAAGTGCCAAATGATGATCAAGCCAGCTGTGACTCTCCAAAGATCAGCTTCAGATGGGATGTTGAAAGCTGCTCCACAATTTCTTCAGCTTACTCATCGATTACAATGGATTCTTTGACGAAGCATGATCGGACTGACACCAATCTGTGTTTGATCTCCACTCCTGTCCATGACAAAGATCAGTTCATTTTGAGAGCAGGAAATTGGATCACGACAGACTCTGAAT TTGTGGTTCTAGAGCTTTGA
- the LOC131155654 gene encoding uncharacterized protein LOC131155654 isoform X2 has protein sequence MQILQWLFKGAHEGNARVISSSSLNEKKECTRAEEAESGSVLLFKKIGEKALSQRRSRSFTVLLRRDRAVASFYSTHSLKRLGRIYRRRNWIRLMKMKKEDIAGGLGMGNKFDSSAVHTGNKVLPISDAALSPASANTNDQCEQLKKKEKLKEDKTKALSRMKELLKWAAAAKSEMGGKHISRKVLKFRNRGTLKEVPNDDQASCDSPKISFRWDVESCSTISSAYSSITMDSLTKHDRTDTNLCLISTPVHDKDQFILRAGNWITTDSEFVVLEL, from the exons ATGCAG ATCCTTCAGTGGCTCTTTAAAGGAGCACACGAAGGGAATGCAAGGGTAATAAGTTCTTCCAGCCTAAACGAGAAGAAGGAATGTACTAGAG CTGAAGAAGCTGAATCAGGAAGCGTACTTTTGTTTAAGAAAATCGGTGAAAAGGCATTGAGTCAGAGGAGATCACGTTCGTTCACTGTTCTATTAAGAAGAGACAGAGCAGTGGCTTCCTTCTATAGCACTCACAGTTTAAAGAGGTTGGGAAGGATTTACAGAAGAAGAAATTGGATCCGtctgatgaagatgaagaaagaaGATATAGCTGGAGGTTTAGGCATGGGTAACAAGTTCGATTCATCAGCTGTCCATACAGGAAATAAGGTTCTACCAATTAGCGACGCAGCATTATCACCTGCAAGTGCCAACACCAATGACCAGTGTGAGcagttgaaaaagaaagaaaagctgAAGGAAGACAAAACCAAAGCCCTTTCCAGAATGAAAGAGCTGTTGAAATGGGCTGCGGCTGCCAAATCTGAAATGGGAGGAAAACACATCAGCCGAAAG GTCTTAAAGTTTCGCAATCGAGGAACTCTAAAAGAAGTGCCAAATGATGATCAAGCCAGCTGTGACTCTCCAAAGATCAGCTTCAGATGGGATGTTGAAAGCTGCTCCACAATTTCTTCAGCTTACTCATCGATTACAATGGATTCTTTGACGAAGCATGATCGGACTGACACCAATCTGTGTTTGATCTCCACTCCTGTCCATGACAAAGATCAGTTCATTTTGAGAGCAGGAAATTGGATCACGACAGACTCTGAAT TTGTGGTTCTAGAGCTTTGA
- the LOC131155655 gene encoding uncharacterized protein LOC131155655 has translation MAGTKRRKCSDPDVITLHKELDEVLCPICMEHPHNAVLLLCSSHKKGCRSYICDTSYRHSNCLDRYKNLRADVRNGSSLPHSLPNNQLDSSNTSDPNLGPGTGTDSTEAHLTHHLNGSDAETSVGLLSLPSENDIPPIDGHLEVQGEEILGTDDSASIWERVDLEEPNVENTSELRLSLKCPLCRGAVLGREVVEEARKYLNLKPRNCSWESCSFVGNYRELRWHARRIHPTARPADIDPSRERAWRNLENQREYGDIVSAIRSAMPSAFVLGDYVVENGGIHPGEMEMRSSDFNSSLWATFFLFQMIDSIEPITEPRDRSRAWMRYRRSSRASSQRRFVWGENLLGLQDDENDDEDMNMPSDEGGDELPLPRRRRRSAWSRPDAEQS, from the coding sequence ATGGCTGGTACAAAACGGAGGAAATGCAGTGATCCAGATGTCATCACTCTCCACAAGGAATTGGATGAGGTCTTGTGTCCAATCTGCATGGAGCATCCACACAATGCTGTTCTCCTCCTGTGCAGCTCTCATAAGAAGGGTTGCCGATCTTACATCTGTGATACAAGTTACAGGCATTCAAATTGCCTGGACCGGTACAAAAACTTAAGGGCTGATGTTAGGAATGGTTCTTCACTACCCCATTCTTTACCAAATAACCAACTTGATTCTAGTAATACTTCTGATCCAAACCTGGGTCCAGGAACGGGAACTGATTCAACTGAAGCTCATCTGACTCACCATCTAAATGGAAGTGATGCTGAGACGTCAGTTGGATTGCTCAGTTTACCAAGTGAAAATGATATCCCTCCTATAGATGGGCATTTAGAAGTGCAAGGAGAAGAGATTTTGGGAACAGATGATTCTGCATCCATATGGGAAAGGGTTGATCTTGAAGAACCCAATGTGGAAAATACATCAGAATTGAGATTGAGCCTGAAATGCCCCTTGTGCAGGGGAGCTGTACTGGGCCGGGAGGTTGTAGAAGAGGCCAGAAAATACTTAAACCTGAAACCAAGAAACTGCTCTTGGGAATCGTGCTCCTTTGTTGGTAATTACCGGGAATTGCGTTGGCATGCCAGGAGGATTCACCCGACAGCTCGACCTGCTGACATTGACCCCTCGAGGGAGAGAGCTTGGCGAAACCTTGAGAATCAGAGAGAATATGGGGACATTGTGAGTGCTATTCGCTCAGCAATGCCAAGTGCCTTTGTGCTTGGTGATTATGTTGTTGAGAATGGGGGTATCCACCCAGGGGAGATGGAGATGAGGTCAAGTGATTTTAATAGTTCATTGTGGGCTACCTTTTTTTTATTTCAGATGATCGACTCCATTGAACCGATAACTGAGCCAAGGGATCGATCGAGGGCTTGGATGAGGTATCGGCGCTCATCACGAGCTTCATCACAGCGCCGATTTGTGTGGGGTGAGAATCTGTTGGGCCTtcaagatgatgaaaatgatgatgaagacATGAATATGCCAAGTGATGAAGGTGGAGATGAATTGCCACTTCCAAGAAGGCGTCGGCGTTCGGCTTGGTCCAGGCCTGATGCAGAGCAGTCATGA
- the LOC131155654 gene encoding uncharacterized protein LOC131155654 isoform X1 has translation MQQILQWLFKGAHEGNARVISSSSLNEKKECTRAEEAESGSVLLFKKIGEKALSQRRSRSFTVLLRRDRAVASFYSTHSLKRLGRIYRRRNWIRLMKMKKEDIAGGLGMGNKFDSSAVHTGNKVLPISDAALSPASANTNDQCEQLKKKEKLKEDKTKALSRMKELLKWAAAAKSEMGGKHISRKVLKFRNRGTLKEVPNDDQASCDSPKISFRWDVESCSTISSAYSSITMDSLTKHDRTDTNLCLISTPVHDKDQFILRAGNWITTDSEFVVLEL, from the exons ATGCAG CAGATCCTTCAGTGGCTCTTTAAAGGAGCACACGAAGGGAATGCAAGGGTAATAAGTTCTTCCAGCCTAAACGAGAAGAAGGAATGTACTAGAG CTGAAGAAGCTGAATCAGGAAGCGTACTTTTGTTTAAGAAAATCGGTGAAAAGGCATTGAGTCAGAGGAGATCACGTTCGTTCACTGTTCTATTAAGAAGAGACAGAGCAGTGGCTTCCTTCTATAGCACTCACAGTTTAAAGAGGTTGGGAAGGATTTACAGAAGAAGAAATTGGATCCGtctgatgaagatgaagaaagaaGATATAGCTGGAGGTTTAGGCATGGGTAACAAGTTCGATTCATCAGCTGTCCATACAGGAAATAAGGTTCTACCAATTAGCGACGCAGCATTATCACCTGCAAGTGCCAACACCAATGACCAGTGTGAGcagttgaaaaagaaagaaaagctgAAGGAAGACAAAACCAAAGCCCTTTCCAGAATGAAAGAGCTGTTGAAATGGGCTGCGGCTGCCAAATCTGAAATGGGAGGAAAACACATCAGCCGAAAG GTCTTAAAGTTTCGCAATCGAGGAACTCTAAAAGAAGTGCCAAATGATGATCAAGCCAGCTGTGACTCTCCAAAGATCAGCTTCAGATGGGATGTTGAAAGCTGCTCCACAATTTCTTCAGCTTACTCATCGATTACAATGGATTCTTTGACGAAGCATGATCGGACTGACACCAATCTGTGTTTGATCTCCACTCCTGTCCATGACAAAGATCAGTTCATTTTGAGAGCAGGAAATTGGATCACGACAGACTCTGAAT TTGTGGTTCTAGAGCTTTGA